The Streptomyces sp. NBC_01439 genome contains the following window.
GACCCCTCGGTGGACCCGGCGCCCGGTGCGGACGACGACGGGAGCGGCACCGCAGCGGTCATGGCCGCGGCGGAGTGTCTGCACGCGCTGGTCGCAGGGGGCAGAGCGCCGACGCGTCACGTTCGCTTCGTCCTCTTCAACGCCGAGGAGCAGGGGCTCGTCGGCAGCAAGCGCTACGCGCGCGCCGCCGCGACGGCGGACGACCGCATCGCGGGCGTCTTCCAGATGGACATGATCGCCGGCCGGCAGGACGGCAGCCCGCCCGCGGTGGAGATCCATGCCGGCTCCTCCGTACCCGGGCCGGTCGTGTCGGCCTCCGACGCGCTCGGTGACCTGGTCGCGCGGACCATCCCCGTCATCGCCTCCGACTTCGAGGTCCAGCAGCTCACCGGGGCCGGGGACCCCGCACTGGGGCGGAGCGACCACGCGAGTTTCCACGAGCGGGGGTGGGCGGCCATCGCCGTTTCCGAGAACCTCTTCGGCCCGGACGGCGGACCGGCGACCGGCACGCGGCAGTACCACACGCCCGGCGACACCCTCCTCGACGAGGACCACGACACGCAGTACGCGGCCACGATCGCGTGCTCCGTCACCGCGACCGCCCTCACCTTCGCGGGCCTGTAACCGCACCCGCCGGAAGAAGAGCCGCTGCCGCGCACCGCTGAACTGCGCGGCAGCGGCAGCGGGTATCGCGTTTCGTGGTTATGCGGCGGCCGGAAGGTCCGTCTGCGTACGCCGGAACTTGATCCACCGCCAGCATCAGGGCCTTGTTGCGCGGATTCTTCGCCATGCCACACCTGTTCCCGTAGTGCACGAGAGTCTACAGCCCCACGTCTGTCGGCCTGTTGATGCCCCAGGGCACGGCGGTGAGTGACGGCGACTGCATCCTTTGGCCTACTGTCATTTCGGCCCTGTGGAGGACGATCTGGCGGCGCCGCCGCGAGAGGATTGGTCCGTGCGAACGACCATCGGATACACCATCGAAAGCATCGGCTACGTCATAGGAGCCCAGGGACTCATCAGCTTCGCTTCACAAACCTTCTTCGGCACGGAGTGGGGCTGGATGCACAAGGTCGTCGACCTTCCGTCCACCGCGTACCTCGGCGTCATCGCCGTGGGGCTGGCGCTCATCGTCGGCGGGATGAAGACGCGCAAGGCGCCCGAGGCCCGGACCGCCACGGGTTCCGGCCGGAACTCACGTGCGGCATGATCGAACGATGCTCACAGCTACCGGCGGCTCTCTGTTCTCGGGTGGTCCGTGGCTACTCGTCTCCGTCAACGCATTGGCGTGAGGATACGGACCCGGTCGGGTTCGACACAACGGAAATGATCGAGACACCCTTCTGGAACCAGCCGCAACGTCGAATCCGGCCCCTCGGTGAACGGGCAGTGAACGGGCCGTCCCACACGTGGAACAGGAGCCCGGGGACACGCCGGCTCGGTGGCGGCGAACAGCCCGGCGAACGGCCCGCCGGCCACCGGGCGGCGGTCTGCGCGCAGGGGCGTCCACGTACGCCCCGGCCCGCCCGCGGTGCGTCCGGTTCAGGCTTCCTGGCCGGTCGAGGCCAGGACGATCTCGCGGACGGAGACGTTGCGGGGCCGGCCGTAGGCGTACGCGATGGCTGCGGCCACCTCGTCCGGGTCCAGCGCACCGCCCGCCGACTCCTTCCACGCCTGGTAGTCGCTCTTGATCCGCTCGTCGCTGGTGTGCGACAGCAGTTCCGTCTCCACGGCCCCCGGAGCCACCGTCACCACCCTGACCCCGGTGGCGGCCACCTCCTCGCGGAGGTTCTCCGACATCGCATGGACGGCGAACTTGGTGCCCACGTAGGCCACGTGGTTCGGGAACGTCTTGCGGCCGGCCACCGAGCTGATGTTCACGATGGTGCCCGCGCCCCTGGCCACCATCCCGGGCAGGACCGCGCGGGTCGCGTACAGCAGGCCCTTCACATTGATGTCGAGCATCCGCTCCCACTCGTCCACCGGCTGGTCGGTGATCCGGCCCAGCAGCATCGCGCCCGCGTTGTTGACCAGCAGGTCCACCGGCCCGTACCGCTCCTCGGCTTCCCGCACGGCGGTCTCCACGGCCGCCCGGTCGGTGACGTCGACCTTCCGGCACAGGGCGTCGGGCAGTCCCAGCGCCTCCAGCTGCTCCAGCCGGCGGGCCAGCAGGAGCAGCGAATGGCCCTGGGAGGAGAGCAGCCGGGCGGTGGCCGCACCGATACCGGAACTGGCACCGGTGATCACGATCAGGGGCTCGGGCATACCAGTCGGGACCTTCCCCTCGGGGCGCACGGACGACGGGAGCCCCCGCGGCACCCGGCGTCGGCTCCCGTACCAGGAGACCACCGCCGGCCGCACCACGCCCGCCGCCACCGGGCGTGGTGCCGCGGGACCCGCCCGGGTACCCCCGTGCGGCGCAACGCGACGGACGGCGGGTGAGACGACCCCCGACCGCCCGTCACGCAGCATGCCGGACGACCTGATCAGGAATCGGAGCGGAACGCCCCGTGGACGCGCAGGTCGCCGTTGACCGCCACGTTCCCGTCGTTCGTGTGCATGATCCAGGCGCCTGCGTTGCGGACCGACAGGTGCGCGCCGGCGTTCACCTTCCCCTGCAGGCGCGACTCGCCTTGGACGCGCAGCATGCCGAGGGTGGTGAGGTCACCGGTGACGGTGACCGTGCGGTCGGCCTTCACCTCGCCCTCGGCGTCCAGGCGGCCGTGGACGATCAGCCGCGGCGGGCCGTCCTGGGTCTCCAGCACGTTGTCGACGGTCAGCCCGCCCTGGAGGGTGAGGCGTTCCTTGACCTGGGCCCGGTCGGTGACCACGTCGTTCAGGTCCGCCTTGGCGGCCGCGACGGTCCCCCACTGGCGGCTCCCGGCGCCCTGGAACACGTTCATCCCGGAGGCCGGGAACTCGATCCATCCGTCGGCGGCCGTGCGACCCTGCACCCACTTGGTGTTGATGCCGTTCAGGTCCGCCAGGTCGGCGGCGACGGTTCCCCAGTCCTGTTTTCCGTCCTTGCGGACGTTCACCCCCGACTGCGGGAACTCGACCCATCCCTTGCCCGAGTCCCGGTCCCCCACCCACTGGGTGTTGATCCCGTTCACGCTGATCTTGTCGGCCGTGACGGTTCCCAAGTCGCTTCCACCGCCGCGGCCGACCCTGATTCCGTCGGACGGGAACCGGATCCACCCGGCGTCGCTCTCGCGCCCCCGGACCCACGCCGCGGTCACGGTCTCGGCGTCGGCCCGGGCTGCGGAGAGGGTGCCGAGGTCGTTCGCGGCGTCGCGGATCTGGGCGCCCTGCGCGGTGAAGACGATCCGGCCCTCGTCCGTCGTGCCCTCGACCCACGGGCTGTGGATTCCGCGCGTCGCGGTGACGCCCTCGAACTCGGGGCTGCGCAGGTGGACGGTGGTGGTGAGGAAGTATCCGGGCTGCTGCCCGCCCGGGGAGGTGGCGATCAGGGTGTACGTGGCGTCCCGCTTCGGCTCCTGGCCGGCCGCCGGCGACCACTGCCAGCCGCTTGTGCCCTGCGTCGGCACGACCGGCTCCGGGGGGCCGTCCGGACCCTGGATCCGGTAGGTGAGGGTGTCGGGCCCGTCCCACTGCAGGACGACGTCCTGGCCGCCGGTCACCAAGGACTGCTTCGGACGGAAGTTGCGCGGAACCTTGGGCAGTTGCTTCAGCAGGCTCAGGGTCACGGGGCTCTTCTTCACGAAGGCGCCGTTCGCCGCCCGCTCCGTCACGCGCAGCAGCACCAGTCCCGCTGTGCTGGAGACGGGGAAGCCGTCCAGGACCAGGGCCATGGAGCCGGCCTCCTGGAACAGCGTGTTCGGCCGGGCGGTGACGGTGAGGACACCCGTGTTGTCGTCCCAGACGACGATCGGCTCCTCCCCCTGCTTCGTCGCGGTGTTCCGCTCGACCCGCGCAGTGATCGTCTTCGGACGGGCCGTCAGATCACCGCCCGCCTGACCGCAGGGCACCCGTATCTCGATGGAATACCAGATCACCTCGTCCATGGTCGGGTTGGAGACGAGGACGTAGACCGATCCCTGACTTTCCTCGCCCGCGACCGGCACCTGGAGCGGAGCGGGATCGGTGAGTACTTCGTAGTGCAGAGAAGCCATCGCTGAGGACCCCCTGTGTGCGCTGTCCGACGCTCGCCCTCGACGGGCGCAGCCCCTCCAGCACAGCACTCACCGCATGATCCGGAACTCCGATCCACCCCAACCGGCGCGAAACAGACGTGTACTGGCCGAATCGGGAATCTCCCACTTTTCGATGGCGTGGCCCACGGCCGCAGCAGCGTTCACCGGGAGCCGGCCGGCCCGCGATGAGCGCGTCCCGAACGCCCGCCGCGCTTCACTCCTTCCTGAGCGTGGCCGCATGGTCGGGAACGGCGTTCTGCAGCTCTTTGGACGGGCGCTGGTAGCCGGTCGAAGGCGGACGGGACGGCAGGGTCAGCGAAGGCAGCGCCACGTCCGCGTAAGGGAGCGAGGACAACAGGTGCGCGATCATGTTGAGTCTCGCACTGCGCTTGTCGTCGCTCTCGACCACATACCACGGGGAGTCCACCGTGTCCGTGTGGACGAGCATCTCGTCCTTGGCCCGGGAGTACGCCTCCCAGCGCGTGAGGGACTCCAGGTCCATCGGGGAGAGCTTCCACCGTCGCAGCGGGTCCTCGGTGCGGCGGCGGAAGCGTTCCTCCTGCACCGCGTCGCTGACGGAGAACCAGTACTTGCGGAGCAGGATCCCGTCTTCCACGAGCATGTGCTCGAAGACCGGGCACTGGCGCA
Protein-coding sequences here:
- a CDS encoding SDR family oxidoreductase; this translates as MPEPLIVITGASSGIGAATARLLSSQGHSLLLLARRLEQLEALGLPDALCRKVDVTDRAAVETAVREAEERYGPVDLLVNNAGAMLLGRITDQPVDEWERMLDINVKGLLYATRAVLPGMVARGAGTIVNISSVAGRKTFPNHVAYVGTKFAVHAMSENLREEVAATGVRVVTVAPGAVETELLSHTSDERIKSDYQAWKESAGGALDPDEVAAAIAYAYGRPRNVSVREIVLASTGQEA
- the ppk2 gene encoding polyphosphate kinase 2, whose protein sequence is MDLKKAVYEEELLRLQTELIKLQEWVRAEGARLVVVFEGRDAAGKGGTIKRVAEHLNPRVARIAALPKPTERERTQWYFQRYVEHLPAAGEIVLFDRSWYNRAGVEYVMGFCTPAQHRLFLRQCPVFEHMLVEDGILLRKYWFSVSDAVQEERFRRRTEDPLRRWKLSPMDLESLTRWEAYSRAKDEMLVHTDTVDSPWYVVESDDKRSARLNMIAHLLSSLPYADVALPSLTLPSRPPSTGYQRPSKELQNAVPDHAATLRKE